One region of Armigeres subalbatus isolate Guangzhou_Male chromosome 3, GZ_Asu_2, whole genome shotgun sequence genomic DNA includes:
- the LOC134220411 gene encoding uncharacterized protein LOC134220411, translating to MSKFTVSIMVVLLSMTMVSAEPMNKEFFENLLTTASQVLHSIAEKDSTGMMKQFLAPLKGVFERFMGGGRQKRSIQNTSYVATKLNATHYQQVEFHRSWNDTQQKLESSCLVKENEIYWLDLMTTALIGLMQEMKKVIEGKQVSMKMSKGAYEQRKV from the exons ATGTCGAAATTTACGGTTAGCATTATGGTTGTTCTACTATCGATG ACGATGGTTTCCGCCGAACCAATGAATAAGGAGTTTTTCGAAAATCTCCTTACCACTGCATCCCAGGTGCTGCACTCCATAGCGGAAAAGGATTCCACTGGAATGATGAAACAATTTCTTGCTCCATTGAAAG GTGTGTTTGAACGCTTCATGGGCGGCGGCCGTCAGAAGCGTTCCATTCAGAACACGTCGTATGTCGCCACGAAGCTTAACGCCACCCATTATCAGCAAGTGGAGTTCCACAGGTCTTGGAATGATACACAGCAGAAGCTCGAATCGTCCTGTCTGGTCAAGGAGAATGAAATCTACTGGTTGGACTTGATGACCACTGCACTGATCGGTCTTATGCAGGAGATGAAGAAAGTCATTGAAGGCAAACAGGTTTCAATGAAAATGTCAAAGGGTGCGTACGAACAGCGAAAAGTTTAA